The following is a genomic window from Chryseobacterium ginsenosidimutans.
AGTAAAACCGGAGAGAGTTTTACCGGCTGTTGTTGAGATTGTTGATATCGCAGGTCTGGTAAAAGGAGCTAGTAAAGGAGAAGGTCTGGGAAACCAGTTCTTGGCAAATATCCGTGAATGTGAAGCAATTATTCATGTTCTAAGATGTTTTGAAAATGGAAATATCATTCATGTTGAAGGTTCAGTTGATCCAATGAGAGATAAAGAAATTATCGATATTGAACTTCAGTTGAAAGACCTTGAAACTGTAGGAAAAGCAGTTGAAAAAGCTAAAAAATTCGTCAAATCCGGAAAGAAAGATGATATTTTGACCTACGAAACGCTTCATAATCTTGAAAAATTTATCGAAGATGGTAAAAATGCAAGAGAGTTTCCTATGGATGATTTTGCAAAATCAATTATCAGCGACGTTCAGCTTTTAACAAATAAGCCGGTTCTTTACGTTTGTAATGTTGATGAAAACTCTATTAAAAACGGAAACGACTGGATTCCTAAAATCGAAGAAATGGCTAAAAATGAAGGTGCTGAAGTAGTAGTTTTAGCAGCTCAGATTGAAGCAGATATCAACGAATTGGAAACTTTCGAAGAAAGAGAGATTTTCCTTGAAGAACTTGGTCTTACAGAGCCTGGAGTTAACCGTTTGATCAGAAAAGCATACGATTTATTAAAACTTCAGACGTATTTCACAGCAGGTGTAAAAGAAGTAAGAGCCTGGACTATCGGACAAGGTTGGACTGCTCCTCAAGCGGCTGGTGTAATTCATACCGATTTTGAAAAAGGATTCATCCGTGCAGAAGTTATCAAATATGATGATTATATGACGTATGGTTCCGAAATTAAAATCAAAGAAGCCGGAAAACTTTCTGTAGAAGGGAAAGAATATATCGTTCAGGATGGTGATATTATGCACTTCAGATTCAACGTATAAGAGAATATTAAAGTTAGTTATAAATGAAAAACGCTTCCAATGTATTTTGGGAGCGTTTTTTGCATCTGTGTGAAAAACTTTTAATATGAAAATTCTGTATTTTGCTTTTTTCGTTCTATTATTTTCTTCTTGCTCCAAAAATATTGATGAAAATTGCTTCATCGTAAAAGAAGAAAAGTCTGTCTACATTGAAGAAAAACCATATACCATAAAAGAGATTTTAGCAGAAAAACCAAATTATCTTGAGATTATTAGTTTAAAAAGTTTTAGAACCTTTAAAGAAGATAGTATCTACGTACATGATCATAAATGGGAAAATTATGAGCAAAGAATGAAAGGAAAAGAAATTGATTTAAAAGATTTTAAGGATAAGTTTTTTGACGATTTTATGTTTTTTAATAATGAGAAAATTGGAAATGTTCAATATACTTTAGGGAGAAATAATTTAGGATATTGGTTATTAAAAATTGAAAAAAATAAACCTTCAGCCTATTTTTTAGGATTAAGCTTCAGCCATTACTATTTAAATGAAATTCAAACAAGGCCTATTATTAAAGACGGCTTTTTACAGATTGAAGGCAGTTTGGTTAAAATTATTAAAGTTCCCGGACTTCCCGGTTATGATGATTATTCTTCGATTGATGAAGGGATGTTGTTTAAAATTAATTTAAAAGATCTAACAAAAGATGCTGATAACGATGGCTATAATGATATTTTTGAAAAATGTTTTGGTCTAAACCCCAATAACAAAGATTCTGACGAAGATGGGATAATTGATTTTGAAGATCCAAATCCAATGTTCAAATCAGAGAAAAATAAGTTTACGGATCTTTACGAGAATTTATTGCCGGAATATTCAGAACGTTTGGATTTCAAAAAAAGACCCTATTATTTTGAGGTTTTTAAAAGTGATTGCGATTATTTTCGTCAGGTTAATCCGAAAGAATACAAAGTGTTATTTACTTCTGAAAATGAAGATCAACAGACAGATTATATAAAAAGTACCGATGTATTTAATTTTGGAATTTCTAAGATTAAAAAAAATAAAATGTTCCCTGAAAGATTTTATATTCAGAAATGGGGAAGTAGCTCTTCTACCGATTACGCCGCTGAATATAAAGATGGAAAATGGAAGCTTGAAGTTGTAGGTACGATTGTAGTTTAAAAAAATACCACTCAATTTGAGTGGTATTTTTATTGTTTAGTCGATTGGATCTATTTGCGGTCTGCACTGCAATTGGGCACAGCCCATTGAGACAATTCTGCAGCCTCCTGTTCTGGGATCAATACAGTCGATCAATCCGCCAGTAATCATTCTTAGTTCTCTTTTGTTTAACTTTTTTCCTTTTTGTACATTTTGATTTTTCATAATAATTGATTTTTAATGAGTTAGTAAAAACTAAGTTAAGAAAAATATCAATATTATATCACTTTTTATTGAAAAATAAATATAATAATTACCGGTCATTTTAAAATTAGGTTGCAAAATATTATTGCGTACATTTGATTTTTACAAATCTTAATTATGGAAAAGATAGCCCATACCTCATATACTTCCTTGGAAGATTTTTACAGAGAAATGACAGAAAAGCTCGGAACCGATATCGAAAGTATCTTCCCAAAAGGTCTTCATAAAGATATTGGTCATTTTAATGTTTTTGATATTGCACAAACTATTGAAAAAGTACGAACGACTTCCGAAATGCCTTATAACAGGAGAAGATATTACAAAATAAGCCTGATAAGAGGGAAAAACAGGGCAGAATATGCAGATAAGATTATCCAGATAAAAAATAATGCACTCCTGTTTGCAACCCCAAAAGTTCCTTATCACTGGGTTCCTGAAGACCCAAACCAGTCGGGGAGTTTCTGTGTTTTTACTGAAGATTTTTTTATTAAAGACAAATCACACAATACGCTTGAAGATTTACCGATTTTCCAGCCCGGAAATATCCCTTTATTCGAAATTGATGATGAATTGGCAGAAGAAATCGAACAGCTTTATGCAAAGATTAAAAAAGAAATCAGCTCCGATTATATTTTTAAGTATGATTTGATCAGAAACTATGTTTTAGAACTGATTCATTACGGACAAAAACTGCAGCCTGCCTCAAAACTATCAACTTCAAATGATGCTTCTCTGCGTGTTGTGTCGTTGTTTATTGAGTTGTTGGAGAGACAGTTTCCCATAGAATCCTCAGACCAGAGACTGCAATTGAAAACAGCAAAAGATTACGCAGACAGACTGGCTGTTCATGTAAATTATTTAAATAAAAAATTAAAAGAAAATACTGGAAAAACCACAACGGAAGTTATTGCAGAAAGGATTATTCAGGAAGCAAAAATATTATTAAAACAGACGAAATGGAGTGTCTCGGAAATTGCTTATGCTCTGGGATTTGAAGAAATTGCCCATTTTTCAAACTTTTTTAAAAAGAAAACTTCATTAGCTCCTTTAGAATTCCGTTCATGATTTGAATTTTGCAAATTTCAGTTTGATTAAAGCAAATATTAAGTCTGAAAATTCCTGAACTTTGCCCTATTAAAACAATCAAAAAAAATGGAAACAAGAACTAAAATTGCATTAGTAACAGGCGGAAGTCGTGGATTGGGAAGAAATTCTGCAATTAAAATCGCGCAGAAAGGTCTTGATGTGATTATCACTTATAGAAGTAATAAAGAAGAGGCCGAAAAAGTTGTCAGTGAAATTCAGGCTTTAGGAAGAAAATCAATTGCTTATCAGCTAGATACAAAAGATATCAAAAGTTTTGATACTTTCGTGAAAACTGTAGGAGATCATCTGGAAGAAAATACAGGAAGCCGAAATATTGATTATCTGGTAAATAATGCTGGAACAGCTTTATATTCACCAATTTCTGAAGTTACGGAAGAGCAGTTAGATGATGTTGTAGATATCCACTTCAAAGGAGTATTTTTCTTAACTCAGAAATTATTACCGTTCATTAATGACGAAGGGGGAATTGTAAATGTATCTTCAGGATTAGCGAGATTTGCGTTGCCGGGATCATCAGTATATGGTTCGATAAAAGCAGGAGTTGAAATGTTGACAAAATATATGGCGAAAGAATTGGGTTCAAGAAGAATCAAAGCTAATGTGGTTGCTCCGGGTGCAATTGAAACAGATTTCGGAGGCGGAAGAACAAGAGATGACAAGCAGATGAATGATATTATTGCGAGTATGACGGCATTAGGAAGAGCTGGTTTGCCGGATGATATCGGTGGAGTAGTTGCATTCTTATGTACTGAAGATGCAAGATGGATCAATGGACAGAGAATTGAAGCTTCAGGCGGAATGTTTTTATAGAGAATATTTTATTCGTCTAGAAATTAAGGTTTTAAAAAAGGAAAATCAAAAGCAGTAGGATTTCTACTGCTTTTACTTTATAGTTTAGATAAATTTTCAATCGCTTTCTCCAACGTTTCCTGTTTTTTTGCGAAACACAAACGGATTACGTTTTCATTCAGTTTATTTTTATAAAAAGATGAAAAAGGTACACTTGCTACTTTATGAGTAACAGTTAATTCACTGGCGAAGTCAAAATCATTTTTATCAGAAATTTTATCATATTTTAAAGCCTGAAAATAAGTTCCTTCACAGTCTAGCAATTCAAAAGAGGTATTCGCCAATCCCTGTCTTAAAAAATCTCTTTTTTCCTGAAAAAATTGGTTTAGATAATTATAATGATCAGGATTTTTCATGTATTCTGCCAAAGCGAGCTGAATCGGAGTATTTACAGAAAAAACATTGAACTGATGCACTTTCCTGAATTCGTTTGCCAATATTTTCGGAGCGGCACAATATCCTATTTTCCAGCCTGTAACATGAAATAATTTACCGAAAGATGCCACCAAAAGGCTTCTGTCTTTCAATTCGGGATATTTACAGATACTTATATGTTGCTTTCCGTCGAAAACAATGTTTTCATAGACTTCATCACTTAAAATAAGAATCGAAGTTGCTTCAACAATTTTTATTAATTCCTGAATATCGTTTTCTTTTAAAATTTTTCCTGACGGATTATTCGGATTGTTCAGGATGATCATTTTGGTTTTGTCTGAAACTAAGCCTTTTACAATATTCCAGTCAATTTCATAGTCAGGAGCTTTCATTTCAAAACGTTTTACAATACCTCCGAAAAGCTCTACGGTAGGTTCGTAGCAGTCATAAGCAGGTTCAAAAATAATCACTTCATCATCTCTTCTGACAAAAGTGGCAATTGTCGTAAAGATAGCCTGAGTTCCTCCCGCAGTAATTGTAATTTCGGAATCAGGATGATAAACTGCTTGATGGGAATTTTCAATCTTTCTGGCGATTTCTTCCTTTAATCCAATCATTCCGCCCATCGGTGCATATTGATTAAAACCTTTTTTTATAAAATAATCTACCTGATCCAGCAATTCGGAATCCGGCATGAAATCCGGAAAACCCTGCGATAAATTGATGGCCTCGTTTTCATTGGCAAGCTGCGTCATCTGACTGAAAATCGTAGTTCCAACATTGGAAAGTTTAGATAAAGGAAGTTGTATCATTAAGAGTAATTTTTACTTATATCGAATTTAATTTATTATTTTGAAATAAACAGCAAATGCTACTACTTTAGTTACAAAAATTAATATTTCTAAGCTTTCCAAAACATTTATCTAAAAGGAGATTTTTACAAATGAAACAACTAAAAAAACCGGATAATTAAAGGCTTTAAAATGTATTGAATAAATCTTTTAAACAATAAGAAGGCTGCCTTTATGTGAAGACAGCCTTCCTTAGATTTGTATGATTCTATTTTGAAATTAAAAGTTGTTGGGAAGAAACTTTGTTTTCAGATTTTATCTCAACAATATAAGTTCCCTGAATTAATTTTTCAGTATTAATTTTAATACTTTGACGTCCGTTTTCAATTGTTTCGGATTTTTCAATGACTGCCTTTCCGGACATATCACTTATTTTTACAGAGATATTTCCCTTTTTAGCAAGATTCATCTGTACGTCTACATAGTTTTTGGCAGGATTCGGAACCAAAGTATAGTCTTTTGTTTCACTCTGAACTCCTATTTCAGCTCTGGCAATGGCGGCAATATCTTTAAGAGGAGAAGTTAAATTTGTATTGTTCACTGCTTTACCAACCTGGAAAGGTTTTGGAATACATATTTCTACGCAGGTCGTACATTTTGGTTTGTCACCTTCGTATTGAGTAACGCAAACTTTGTAAGAACCCGGGTTTGTATAGGTATGAGAAGTCATCACGTCACCTATTGTTCCATCACCCCAATCTACTTTATATAAACTTGGCGAATTTGTGCTTTCTAGGAAAATCTGTGCAATTGTAAAGTTCCCCGAAGTGCTTGTCGTCGTCTGGATTTTGAAGTTTGAATTACATTCATTACAGCCTTCACAAGGTTTTACACAGATATTGTCGAAAAACACGACTTCCTGCTGTGTAGATGTCATATCGGGACTAATTCCTATAGCTTGAGTGTTCATGATAATATTGTCAAAAATCGCTGCATTCATAGGGCTCATTGTCCATGCTCCGTCAGAATTACTTGGAAGAACACCTCCGCTTGAAAGCTGAATAGGTGCTTTTACACGTACCCATCCACTTCCCGGAGTTACTGTGATATTTGCTACGAAAGTCGCACTGTTTGTACCGTCAGAAAGAGTAATGTTCGGGTGATAAGGCATTCCGTAACCGCTGTCATTTTCAAGATAAAAATCAAAATATATACATTGTCCTAGAAAAAATTTCCCGAGATATTGATAATCTTTCCAGTTTTGATACCACGAACCTCCGGAAAGATCTTTGAGAATGAGAAATTGTGATCCGTCGAAGGTGTTGGCAGAACCAACTCCTACACTTACATTTCCGTTTGGAGCCGGAGCCGGAGACCAATTTCCGTAAGGATTGGAAGGATCATTGAAATCTGAACAGGGTGGCGTGTTTTGTGCATTGATCATCAAACTTCCCATTAAGAGATACAAGGCGAAAAAATATATTCTTACCATTATGTAATATTGATTTTATAAATCAAAAATCAACAA
Proteins encoded in this region:
- the ychF gene encoding redox-regulated ATPase YchF, which produces MKCGIVGLPNVGKSTLFNCLSNAKAQSANYPFCTIEPNLGTVSVPDQRLFELEKIVKPERVLPAVVEIVDIAGLVKGASKGEGLGNQFLANIRECEAIIHVLRCFENGNIIHVEGSVDPMRDKEIIDIELQLKDLETVGKAVEKAKKFVKSGKKDDILTYETLHNLEKFIEDGKNAREFPMDDFAKSIISDVQLLTNKPVLYVCNVDENSIKNGNDWIPKIEEMAKNEGAEVVVLAAQIEADINELETFEEREIFLEELGLTEPGVNRLIRKAYDLLKLQTYFTAGVKEVRAWTIGQGWTAPQAAGVIHTDFEKGFIRAEVIKYDDYMTYGSEIKIKEAGKLSVEGKEYIVQDGDIMHFRFNV
- a CDS encoding helix-turn-helix domain-containing protein; this translates as MEKIAHTSYTSLEDFYREMTEKLGTDIESIFPKGLHKDIGHFNVFDIAQTIEKVRTTSEMPYNRRRYYKISLIRGKNRAEYADKIIQIKNNALLFATPKVPYHWVPEDPNQSGSFCVFTEDFFIKDKSHNTLEDLPIFQPGNIPLFEIDDELAEEIEQLYAKIKKEISSDYIFKYDLIRNYVLELIHYGQKLQPASKLSTSNDASLRVVSLFIELLERQFPIESSDQRLQLKTAKDYADRLAVHVNYLNKKLKENTGKTTTEVIAERIIQEAKILLKQTKWSVSEIAYALGFEEIAHFSNFFKKKTSLAPLEFRS
- a CDS encoding SDR family NAD(P)-dependent oxidoreductase, whose amino-acid sequence is METRTKIALVTGGSRGLGRNSAIKIAQKGLDVIITYRSNKEEAEKVVSEIQALGRKSIAYQLDTKDIKSFDTFVKTVGDHLEENTGSRNIDYLVNNAGTALYSPISEVTEEQLDDVVDIHFKGVFFLTQKLLPFINDEGGIVNVSSGLARFALPGSSVYGSIKAGVEMLTKYMAKELGSRRIKANVVAPGAIETDFGGGRTRDDKQMNDIIASMTALGRAGLPDDIGGVVAFLCTEDARWINGQRIEASGGMFL
- a CDS encoding methionine aminotransferase translates to MIQLPLSKLSNVGTTIFSQMTQLANENEAINLSQGFPDFMPDSELLDQVDYFIKKGFNQYAPMGGMIGLKEEIARKIENSHQAVYHPDSEITITAGGTQAIFTTIATFVRRDDEVIIFEPAYDCYEPTVELFGGIVKRFEMKAPDYEIDWNIVKGLVSDKTKMIILNNPNNPSGKILKENDIQELIKIVEATSILILSDEVYENIVFDGKQHISICKYPELKDRSLLVASFGKLFHVTGWKIGYCAAPKILANEFRKVHQFNVFSVNTPIQLALAEYMKNPDHYNYLNQFFQEKRDFLRQGLANTSFELLDCEGTYFQALKYDKISDKNDFDFASELTVTHKVASVPFSSFYKNKLNENVIRLCFAKKQETLEKAIENLSKL
- a CDS encoding T9SS type A sorting domain-containing protein, which produces MVRIYFFALYLLMGSLMINAQNTPPCSDFNDPSNPYGNWSPAPAPNGNVSVGVGSANTFDGSQFLILKDLSGGSWYQNWKDYQYLGKFFLGQCIYFDFYLENDSGYGMPYHPNITLSDGTNSATFVANITVTPGSGWVRVKAPIQLSSGGVLPSNSDGAWTMSPMNAAIFDNIIMNTQAIGISPDMTSTQQEVVFFDNICVKPCEGCNECNSNFKIQTTTSTSGNFTIAQIFLESTNSPSLYKVDWGDGTIGDVMTSHTYTNPGSYKVCVTQYEGDKPKCTTCVEICIPKPFQVGKAVNNTNLTSPLKDIAAIARAEIGVQSETKDYTLVPNPAKNYVDVQMNLAKKGNISVKISDMSGKAVIEKSETIENGRQSIKINTEKLIQGTYIVEIKSENKVSSQQLLISK